From Myxococcus xanthus, a single genomic window includes:
- a CDS encoding FAD-dependent monooxygenase, giving the protein MSEASYDVAIIGGGPAGAAMAVALRDLAPFLSVVMLERTDYDTHRPGETLSPDLRIPLSRLGVWSSFLRDGHLASRGTSSCWSRAEPRIQDTQMSPWGSAWHLDRARFDERLSLEAARQGVRVLRLTTLLDVESIAKEGYRLHLSQRKTGALTLRARFVVDATGWKATFAMTQGARRRIRDRCFTVHGAFQLRPGESFPTDALVESCPEGWWHSARLPSDCVAVTLVGDGDSLHGLRWATPEPWAALLEQAPVTQARLAACDFAGEPLVAAPVLVGELDQMHGERWLAVGDAACTHDPLSAQGIFSALDSALLAAEALEQYLRGEEDALCAYEQTLHLRFNEHLHRRSRTYLEEQRWPDAPFWKNRHTAFPALTPAAGQRSAPAPTGLAP; this is encoded by the coding sequence ATGAGCGAAGCCTCCTACGACGTCGCCATCATCGGAGGCGGCCCAGCGGGCGCGGCCATGGCCGTGGCGCTGCGAGACCTGGCGCCCTTCCTGTCCGTCGTCATGCTCGAGCGCACGGATTACGACACGCACCGCCCGGGCGAGACCTTGTCACCCGACCTCCGCATCCCCCTGTCCCGGCTCGGTGTCTGGAGCAGCTTCCTGCGCGATGGACACCTGGCTTCGCGCGGGACGTCCTCGTGCTGGAGCCGCGCGGAGCCCCGCATCCAGGACACGCAGATGTCGCCCTGGGGCTCCGCCTGGCACCTGGACCGGGCACGCTTCGACGAACGGCTCAGCCTGGAGGCAGCCAGGCAAGGCGTCCGCGTCCTTCGCCTGACGACCCTGCTGGACGTCGAGTCCATCGCGAAGGAGGGCTATCGGCTACACCTCTCCCAACGCAAGACAGGCGCGCTCACGCTGCGGGCGCGCTTCGTCGTGGATGCGACCGGATGGAAAGCCACCTTCGCCATGACCCAGGGCGCGCGGCGCCGCATCCGCGACCGCTGCTTCACCGTTCATGGCGCGTTCCAGCTCCGGCCAGGCGAATCGTTCCCCACGGATGCCCTGGTGGAATCATGTCCGGAAGGCTGGTGGCACTCCGCGCGACTGCCCTCGGACTGTGTCGCCGTCACCCTGGTGGGGGATGGAGATTCCTTGCACGGACTGCGCTGGGCGACGCCGGAACCATGGGCGGCCCTGCTCGAACAAGCCCCCGTCACCCAGGCGAGGCTGGCGGCCTGCGACTTCGCCGGAGAGCCTCTCGTCGCGGCGCCCGTGCTCGTCGGCGAACTCGACCAGATGCACGGTGAGCGCTGGCTCGCAGTGGGCGATGCGGCCTGCACCCATGACCCGCTGTCCGCCCAGGGAATCTTCAGCGCGCTGGACTCCGCGCTCCTCGCCGCCGAAGCCCTGGAGCAATACCTGCGCGGTGAAGAGGATGCGCTCTGCGCCTACGAGCAAACGCTTCATCTGCGCTTCAACGAACACCTGCACAGGCGAAGCCGCACCTACCTCGAGGAGCAACGGTGGCCCGACGCGCCCTTCTGGAAGAACCGGCACACCGCCTTCCCCGCCCTGACGCCCGCCGCGGGGCAGCGCTCCGCGCCAGCGCCCACCGGGCTCGCGCCATGA